The proteins below come from a single Agrobacterium vitis genomic window:
- the phoR gene encoding phosphate regulon sensor histidine kinase PhoR, producing MRDRWDFILLAILVSGSSVLAGADSEFGVVLLLFSLMVILLYKGAEDKDPPVHFPVAASPVLPHGEEVEGLVQATIAAIDLPCVVFGSDGGVVFQNGAAEKAFGKLETGVHISARWRSPGILDMVRETVGNGLPNQIEHSEVLPSERVFAVRVAPLSLPQLKRDSALFVMTFRDISELRRIDRMRSDFVANASHELRTPLASLRGFIETLLGPARNDLKAQERFLGIMLDQANRMSRLVDDLLSLSRLELKAHLAPDQKVSLQPVLSHVRDSLTPLAAELDVDLRLHLPQESIEVTGDRDELIQVFENLIENACKYGQEGKQVDVFLRQKTSGVEVSVVDKGPGVPAEDVPRLTERFYRVSVADSRSKKGTGLGLAIVKHILTRHRARLIIRSELGQGTDFTVRF from the coding sequence TTGCGCGACCGCTGGGATTTTATCCTCCTGGCGATCCTGGTCTCCGGCTCGTCGGTGTTGGCCGGTGCCGATAGCGAGTTCGGCGTCGTCTTGCTGCTCTTTTCGCTGATGGTCATCCTGCTCTATAAGGGCGCAGAAGACAAAGATCCGCCGGTGCATTTCCCTGTGGCAGCCTCGCCTGTCTTGCCGCACGGCGAGGAAGTTGAAGGGCTTGTGCAGGCGACGATCGCGGCCATCGACCTGCCCTGCGTGGTCTTCGGCTCGGATGGAGGCGTCGTCTTCCAGAATGGCGCCGCCGAAAAGGCGTTTGGCAAACTGGAAACCGGCGTGCATATTTCTGCCCGTTGGCGGTCACCCGGCATTCTCGATATGGTGCGCGAGACCGTCGGCAATGGCTTGCCCAACCAGATCGAACATTCCGAGGTGCTGCCCTCCGAGCGGGTCTTCGCGGTGCGGGTCGCGCCCCTGTCCCTACCGCAACTGAAGCGGGATTCTGCCCTTTTCGTCATGACGTTTCGCGATATTTCGGAACTGCGCCGGATCGACAGAATGCGTTCGGATTTCGTCGCCAATGCCAGCCACGAACTGCGCACGCCGCTTGCCTCTTTACGCGGTTTCATCGAGACCCTGCTCGGCCCCGCCCGCAACGACCTGAAGGCGCAAGAGCGCTTTCTTGGCATCATGCTGGATCAGGCCAACCGGATGAGCCGGCTGGTGGACGATCTGCTGTCCCTGTCACGGCTAGAGTTGAAAGCCCATCTGGCGCCTGACCAGAAAGTGTCGCTCCAGCCCGTTCTAAGCCATGTGCGGGACAGCCTGACCCCACTCGCCGCAGAGCTGGATGTGGATCTGCGCCTGCATCTGCCACAGGAGAGCATCGAGGTCACAGGCGACCGCGACGAACTGATCCAGGTTTTCGAAAACCTGATCGAAAATGCCTGTAAATATGGCCAGGAAGGCAAGCAGGTGGACGTCTTTCTACGCCAGAAAACAAGCGGCGTGGAAGTCAGCGTGGTGGATAAGGGGCCGGGCGTGCCTGCCGAGGATGTGCCGCGCCTGACGGAACGCTTTTACCGTGTCAGTGTTGCCGATAGCCGCTCAAAAAAAGGGACCGGGTTGGGGCTTGCCATCGTCAAGCATATCCTGACCCGCCACCGCGCGCGGCTGATCATCCGCTCTGAACTAGGGCAGGGGACCGACTTTACCGTCCGATTTTGA
- the ppk2 gene encoding polyphosphate kinase 2: MGDEQQAGSRGVTLRIRGELRAFDIDDPVLPDWVEKEALSSGGHPYDKKLKREVYDEELKKLQIELVKVQYWLQSTRKRVMALFEGRDAAGKGGTIHSILEYMNPRSVHNVALTKPSETELGQWYFQRYITHFPGGGDMSLFDRSWYNRAVVEPVMGFCTPDQYEHFLEQAPRFEKLIGQEGIYFFKFWLDIGQEMQIKRFHDRRHDPLKVWKLSPMDIAALDKWGDYTEKRDRMLKETHTKHAPWIVAKANDKRRAHLNVIRHMLLSLDYEGRDIKAIGEIDKKIVAEAPDIL, encoded by the coding sequence ATGGGTGATGAGCAGCAGGCAGGCAGTCGTGGCGTAACTTTGCGGATCAGGGGTGAATTGCGCGCCTTTGATATCGACGATCCGGTTCTGCCGGACTGGGTTGAAAAGGAAGCGCTGAGCTCTGGCGGTCATCCCTATGACAAGAAGTTGAAAAGAGAGGTCTATGATGAGGAGTTGAAAAAACTCCAGATCGAACTGGTTAAGGTGCAGTATTGGCTGCAATCGACCCGCAAACGGGTGATGGCCCTGTTCGAGGGGCGAGATGCGGCTGGCAAAGGCGGCACGATCCACTCCATTCTCGAATATATGAATCCTCGATCGGTCCACAACGTCGCCTTGACCAAGCCATCAGAAACGGAACTCGGTCAATGGTATTTTCAGCGCTATATCACCCATTTTCCGGGCGGCGGCGACATGTCGTTGTTCGACCGTTCATGGTACAATCGAGCAGTTGTGGAGCCGGTCATGGGTTTTTGCACGCCCGACCAATACGAGCATTTCCTGGAACAGGCGCCACGGTTTGAAAAGCTGATCGGGCAGGAGGGCATTTACTTCTTCAAATTCTGGCTCGATATCGGCCAGGAAATGCAGATCAAGCGATTTCATGACCGCCGTCACGATCCGCTGAAGGTCTGGAAACTATCGCCCATGGACATTGCCGCCCTGGATAAATGGGGCGATTATACCGAAAAACGCGACCGGATGCTGAAGGAAACCCATACCAAGCACGCCCCATGGATTGTAGCCAAGGCCAATGACAAGCGCCGGGCTCACCTCAATGTCATAAGGCATATGCTGCTTTCCCTTGACTATGAAGGGCGCGACATAAAGGCGATCGGCGAGATTGACAAAAAGATCGTCGCAGAGGCGCCGGATATTCTCTGA